One Streptomyces coeruleorubidus DNA segment encodes these proteins:
- a CDS encoding pectate lyase family protein translates to MRRAAALLLGLCLLWPASPASAAERAPVGWASTGSGTTGGAGGRTWTVDTRAELKTALANGGAPTAPKVIRVVGDVSGHEADDGSLLGEQDYAPGYDLGKYMSCFGEDGAAWSDTRFDHCKQQRQLRQTGSNKEKAQIQLTVPSNTTLVGVGRDARLLGVFLTVNTGSNIVVRNLHLEAPVDHFTSWSPGDGTRGSWDARFDALTVITGRNIWIDHCTFTDGRFPDREAPLGFHGERVQRHDGLLDIEDGSDFVTVSDSRFEDHDKAVLIGSGDGRGDRDRGHLKVTFVRNLFSGIVQRAPRVRFGQVHVVNNVHRGQAPLYALGVGVESAIFSERNVFRYPGGGPSLAVADYGGERFRDTGSWFNGRPARLNDVAGGLGLGTDVGWDPADVYDYRALTSPSAVERYVLRHAGTGRSYGHP, encoded by the coding sequence ATGCGTAGGGCCGCGGCGCTCCTCCTCGGTCTCTGCCTGCTCTGGCCGGCCTCGCCCGCCTCCGCCGCCGAACGCGCCCCCGTCGGCTGGGCCTCGACCGGCTCCGGCACCACCGGCGGGGCGGGCGGCAGGACCTGGACGGTGGACACCCGCGCCGAGCTGAAGACCGCCCTCGCGAACGGCGGCGCCCCCACCGCGCCCAAGGTCATCCGGGTCGTCGGCGACGTCTCCGGGCACGAGGCGGACGACGGTTCCCTGCTCGGCGAGCAGGACTACGCGCCCGGATACGACCTCGGCAAGTACATGTCCTGCTTCGGCGAGGACGGTGCCGCCTGGTCCGACACCCGCTTCGACCACTGCAAGCAGCAGCGGCAGCTGCGCCAGACCGGGTCGAACAAGGAGAAGGCGCAGATCCAGCTCACCGTGCCGAGCAACACGACCCTCGTCGGCGTGGGCCGCGACGCCCGGCTGCTCGGTGTGTTCCTGACGGTCAACACCGGCAGCAACATCGTCGTGCGGAACCTGCACCTGGAGGCGCCCGTCGACCACTTCACCAGCTGGTCCCCGGGCGACGGCACACGCGGCAGCTGGGACGCCCGCTTCGACGCGCTGACCGTGATCACCGGCAGGAACATCTGGATCGACCACTGCACCTTCACCGACGGCCGGTTCCCCGACCGCGAGGCGCCCCTCGGCTTCCACGGCGAGCGCGTCCAGCGGCACGACGGGCTGCTGGACATCGAGGACGGCTCCGACTTCGTCACCGTCTCCGACAGCCGGTTCGAGGATCACGACAAGGCGGTCCTGATCGGCTCGGGCGACGGACGCGGCGACCGGGACCGGGGGCACCTCAAGGTGACCTTCGTCCGCAACCTGTTCAGCGGCATCGTGCAGCGCGCCCCACGCGTCCGCTTCGGGCAGGTGCACGTCGTCAACAACGTCCACCGTGGGCAGGCGCCGCTCTACGCCCTGGGCGTCGGCGTGGAGTCCGCGATCTTCTCCGAGCGCAATGTCTTCCGGTATCCCGGGGGAGGGCCGTCGCTCGCCGTCGCGGACTACGGGGGTGAGCGGTTCCGCGACACCGGCTCCTGGTTCAATGGCCGGCCCGCCCGGCTGAACGACGTGGCCGGCGGTCTCGGCCTCGGGACCGACGTCGGCTGGGATCCCGCCGATGTCTACGACTACCGCGCCCTGACGTCCCCGTCGGCGGTCGAGCGGTACGTCCTGCGGCACGCCGGAACCGGGAGGTCGTATGGGCACCCATGA
- a CDS encoding right-handed parallel beta-helix repeat-containing protein, producing MLLSAGRHRRTRTLTIAAAVACASGAGGVYLGLSGGGAQAASSTVTVSTAAQLEAAVKNATAGTTIQVRGGTYHPAATLKSTANGTSSARITLRAYGSEKVRIDGSKLPDGSWLAAIHGDHWTVENLAFVNSPAQGFVATSSAGGVFRNLVTADNGDSGFTLRGDGTTGNLVQNLDSHGNYDPAGHGQNADGIAVKFGSGTGNRITGARLFNNSDDGLDLWQFSSPVTVEHSWAFGNGENRWKDPAFEGNGNGFKLGGGGASVAHVVNNNAAWDNTLHGFTENSNTGAIAVNRNTAYANAHNGFYFATGKARLGKNLAVSDKAGPAELGSAAVSAGNNWDSGVATPPFRSTDATSAYGARRADGSLPRTTFLTTGSTTIGSTMD from the coding sequence GTGCTGCTCAGCGCAGGACGCCACCGCAGGACCCGTACGCTCACCATCGCCGCCGCGGTGGCCTGCGCCTCGGGGGCGGGCGGCGTCTATCTCGGGCTCTCGGGCGGCGGCGCGCAGGCCGCCTCGTCGACCGTCACCGTCTCCACCGCGGCCCAGCTCGAAGCGGCCGTGAAGAACGCCACCGCGGGTACCACCATCCAGGTCCGCGGCGGCACCTACCATCCGGCCGCGACCCTCAAGTCCACCGCCAACGGCACGAGTTCGGCCCGCATCACCCTGCGGGCGTACGGCAGCGAGAAGGTCCGCATCGACGGCTCCAAGCTGCCCGACGGCTCCTGGCTGGCCGCCATCCACGGCGACCACTGGACCGTCGAGAACCTCGCCTTCGTCAACTCACCCGCCCAGGGCTTCGTCGCCACGTCCTCCGCCGGCGGCGTCTTCAGGAACCTCGTCACCGCGGACAACGGCGACTCCGGCTTCACCCTGCGCGGCGACGGCACCACCGGCAACCTCGTGCAGAACCTGGACAGCCACGGCAACTACGACCCGGCCGGCCACGGCCAGAACGCCGACGGCATCGCCGTCAAGTTCGGCTCCGGCACGGGCAACAGGATCACCGGCGCCCGGCTGTTCAACAACTCCGACGACGGCCTCGACCTCTGGCAGTTCTCCTCACCGGTCACCGTCGAGCACTCCTGGGCCTTCGGCAACGGCGAGAACCGCTGGAAGGACCCGGCCTTCGAGGGCAACGGCAACGGCTTCAAACTGGGCGGCGGGGGAGCGTCGGTCGCCCATGTCGTCAACAACAACGCCGCCTGGGACAACACGCTGCACGGCTTCACCGAGAACTCCAACACCGGCGCCATCGCCGTGAACCGCAACACCGCCTACGCCAACGCCCACAACGGCTTCTACTTCGCCACCGGCAAGGCCCGCCTCGGCAAGAACCTCGCCGTGAGCGACAAGGCCGGGCCCGCCGAGCTGGGCTCCGCGGCCGTCTCCGCGGGCAACAACTGGGACAGCGGCGTCGCCACCCCGCCCTTCAGGTCGACGGACGCCACAAGCGCGTACGGAGCGCGCCGGGCGGACGGCTCCCTGCCCAGGACGACGTTCCTGACGACCGGCTCGACGACCATCGGCTCGACGATGGACTAG
- a CDS encoding pectinesterase family protein yields the protein MRRRTLLLTGVAGGLTAAGSRPASAAPRRRVLHVRPGGSVQAAVDAVDGPGWTVVVHPGTYREVVNIPAHKAGLTLCGATRDPRDAVIVYDNAGGTKKPDGTTYGTAGSATFTSAAPGLTVRDLTLANDWLRADHPEITGTQAVAAYLTGDRSSFDNVRFLAHQDTLFVDTGALDAFDRQYFRHCHIEGDVDFVFGRATAVFEQCHFRTLARDVDFTPKGMVFAPSTARANPYGILAVRCRITSGAEDGAYKLARPWVPSYETTAWPSLVVRDTWLGPGIDAVAPYTDMREAYPWQSMRFAEYRNTGPGAALSVPENRPRLSRAQAALHTKETYLGDWRPYA from the coding sequence ATGCGCCGACGCACTCTCCTGCTCACCGGCGTCGCCGGCGGCCTGACCGCCGCCGGCTCCCGGCCCGCCTCCGCCGCGCCGCGCCGCCGCGTCCTGCACGTCCGCCCCGGAGGCTCGGTCCAGGCGGCCGTGGACGCCGTCGACGGGCCGGGCTGGACGGTCGTCGTGCATCCGGGGACGTACCGCGAGGTCGTGAACATCCCCGCGCACAAGGCCGGGCTGACCCTGTGCGGCGCCACCCGCGACCCGCGCGATGCCGTCATCGTGTACGACAACGCAGGCGGCACGAAGAAGCCCGACGGCACCACGTACGGGACGGCGGGTTCCGCGACCTTCACCTCGGCGGCTCCCGGCCTCACCGTCCGCGACCTCACCCTCGCCAACGACTGGCTGCGCGCCGACCATCCCGAGATCACCGGCACCCAGGCGGTCGCCGCGTACCTGACGGGGGACCGGTCGTCCTTCGACAACGTCCGCTTCCTGGCACACCAGGACACCCTCTTCGTCGACACCGGCGCGCTGGACGCCTTCGACCGGCAGTACTTCCGACACTGCCACATCGAAGGCGACGTCGACTTCGTCTTCGGGCGGGCGACCGCCGTGTTCGAGCAGTGCCACTTCCGCACGCTGGCACGGGACGTGGACTTCACACCCAAGGGCATGGTCTTCGCGCCCTCCACGGCCCGGGCGAACCCGTACGGCATCCTCGCCGTCCGCTGCCGTATCACCTCCGGCGCCGAGGACGGGGCGTACAAGCTGGCCCGGCCCTGGGTGCCGTCGTACGAGACCACGGCCTGGCCGTCGCTGGTGGTGCGGGACACCTGGCTCGGCCCGGGCATCGACGCGGTGGCCCCGTACACCGACATGCGCGAGGCCTATCCCTGGCAGTCGATGCGGTTCGCCGAGTACCGCAACACCGGGCCGGGGGCCGCCCTCTCCGTGCCCGAGAACCGGCCCCGACTCAGCCGCGCGCAAGCAGCGCTGCACACCAAGGAGACGTACCTCGGCGACTGGCGGCCCTATGCGTAG
- a CDS encoding family 43 glycosylhydrolase, protein MRPRTLLLPFLALTGLLLTLLTAPPSTADSGAPPVKQSKYAGYLFAYFTGEGTADGEQIRYALSRGNDALHWRELNAGKPVLTSTIGEKGLRDPFVIRSPKGDKFYLIATDLRMYKNSSGSWDQVQRHGSKSIMVWESTDLVNWTDQRLVKVSPDNAGNTWAPEAYWDDELGEYVVFWASKLYADDDPDHKGNTYNKMMYATTKDFRTFSEPKIWNDPGYSVIDSTVVKYKDEYYRYTKDERDPSSSSPCSKFITGEKSTSLTSTKYDFVADCIGKGAMDRGEGPTVFKSNTEKKWYLFIDEYGGRGYIPFETTDLASGKWTPSTDYQLPASPRHGTVLPVTQAEYDRLLAAYPSTPTSVVDATAKHQKGYSIVTDSASKVVLPMEPGADLRGLAPKLWVGKGTTLSPKSGTRRDFRTPQKYTVTAADGTKRTWTVEAVRTRSPMLPGLNADPDVHYLDGRYWIYPTTDGFQGWSGTKFKAYSSKDLVHWKDHGVIVDLGPDVTWADKYAWAPAIAERNGKYYFYFCAEQQIGVAVADSPAGPFKDALGKPLVAKGGSLKGQMIDPSVFTDDDGQAYLYWGNGRGYVVPLNDDMVSFDASKVQDITPDNFREGSFVIKRKGTYYFMWSEDDTRSENYHVAYATGPSPLGPWTKRGTILEKRPEYGILGTGHHSVVNTPGTDDWYMVYHRFALNGPGRPGGDGMHRETTIDRMEFAADGSIKPVVPTLEGIKPVRR, encoded by the coding sequence ATGCGCCCCCGCACGCTCCTGCTGCCGTTCCTGGCCCTGACCGGCCTTCTCCTGACCCTTCTCACCGCGCCACCGAGCACCGCGGACTCCGGAGCACCACCCGTGAAGCAGTCCAAGTACGCCGGCTACCTCTTCGCCTACTTCACGGGCGAGGGCACCGCCGACGGCGAGCAGATCCGTTACGCCCTCAGCCGGGGCAACGACGCGCTGCACTGGCGTGAGCTGAACGCCGGCAAGCCGGTCCTGACGTCGACGATCGGCGAGAAGGGCCTGCGCGACCCGTTCGTGATCCGCTCCCCCAAGGGCGACAAGTTCTACCTGATCGCCACCGACCTGCGGATGTACAAGAACTCCAGTGGCAGCTGGGACCAGGTCCAGCGGCACGGCAGCAAGTCGATCATGGTCTGGGAGTCCACCGACCTGGTCAACTGGACCGACCAGCGCCTGGTGAAGGTCTCCCCGGACAACGCGGGCAACACCTGGGCCCCGGAGGCCTACTGGGACGACGAGCTCGGGGAGTACGTCGTCTTCTGGGCGTCGAAGCTGTACGCCGACGACGACCCGGACCACAAGGGCAACACGTACAACAAGATGATGTACGCGACGACCAAGGACTTCCGCACCTTCAGCGAGCCGAAGATCTGGAACGACCCCGGCTACTCGGTGATCGACTCCACGGTCGTGAAGTACAAGGACGAGTACTACCGCTACACCAAGGACGAGCGGGACCCCAGCTCCTCCAGCCCCTGCTCCAAGTTCATCACCGGTGAGAAGTCGACGTCCCTGACCTCGACGAAGTACGACTTCGTGGCCGACTGCATCGGCAAGGGCGCGATGGACCGCGGTGAGGGTCCGACGGTGTTCAAGTCGAACACCGAGAAGAAGTGGTACCTGTTCATCGACGAGTACGGCGGCCGCGGCTACATCCCGTTCGAGACCACCGACCTGGCCTCGGGCAAGTGGACCCCTTCCACGGACTACCAGCTCCCGGCGAGCCCCCGGCACGGCACGGTGCTCCCGGTGACGCAGGCGGAGTACGACCGGCTGCTGGCGGCGTACCCGTCGACGCCCACCTCGGTCGTGGACGCGACCGCGAAGCACCAGAAGGGCTACTCCATCGTCACGGACAGCGCCTCGAAGGTCGTGCTGCCGATGGAGCCGGGCGCCGATCTGCGCGGCCTCGCCCCGAAGCTGTGGGTGGGCAAGGGCACGACGCTGAGCCCGAAGTCCGGCACCCGGCGCGACTTCCGCACGCCGCAGAAGTACACCGTGACAGCGGCCGACGGCACCAAGCGCACCTGGACGGTCGAGGCGGTCCGCACCCGCAGCCCCATGCTGCCCGGCCTGAACGCCGACCCCGACGTCCACTACCTCGACGGCAGATACTGGATCTACCCCACCACCGACGGCTTCCAGGGCTGGAGCGGCACCAAGTTCAAGGCGTACTCGTCGAAGGACCTGGTCCACTGGAAGGACCACGGCGTCATCGTCGACCTCGGGCCTGACGTGACCTGGGCCGACAAGTACGCCTGGGCGCCCGCGATCGCCGAGCGGAACGGCAAGTACTACTTCTACTTCTGCGCCGAGCAGCAGATCGGCGTGGCGGTGGCCGACTCCCCCGCCGGTCCCTTCAAGGACGCGCTCGGCAAGCCGCTGGTCGCCAAGGGCGGATCGCTCAAGGGCCAGATGATCGACCCGTCGGTCTTCACGGACGACGACGGCCAGGCCTACCTGTACTGGGGCAACGGCCGCGGGTACGTCGTGCCCCTCAACGACGACATGGTGTCCTTCGACGCGTCGAAGGTGCAGGACATCACCCCGGACAACTTCCGCGAGGGCTCCTTCGTGATCAAGCGGAAGGGCACGTACTACTTCATGTGGTCGGAGGACGACACCCGCAGCGAGAACTACCACGTGGCGTACGCGACGGGACCGTCCCCGCTCGGCCCGTGGACCAAGCGCGGGACCATCCTCGAGAAGCGGCCCGAGTACGGCATCCTCGGCACCGGTCACCACTCGGTGGTGAACACCCCCGGCACCGACGACTGGTACATGGTCTACCACCGCTTCGCCCTCAACGGCCCCGGCAGGCCCGGCGGCGACGGCATGCACCGCGAGACCACCATCGACCGCATGGAGTTCGCGGCCGACGGCAGCATCAAGCCGGTGGTTCCGACGCTGGAGGGCATCAAGCCGGTACGGCGATGA
- a CDS encoding dienelactone hydrolase family protein: MGTHEPLGRRTFVVGASTALLAGGTVSGAEAAVVDGPLPDFHPALKDALTFPLAWGRSPIRDFRAWRRAARATVEEHLLVERQDETPYAPQIGGRAQGEGYTRELVTVSLTRYERVRGALLTPHGEGPFPAVLLLHDHGARFDIGKEKLVRPWYDDTRLASARAWADKYFSGRFVGDELARRGYVVLCLDALGWGDRGPLAYEQQQALASNFYNLGSSLAGLMAREDQRAAAFLAGLDRVDARRVAAVGFSMGAYRAWQTAALSDHVAAAASVCWMTGLKEMMVPGNNTLRGQSAYYMLHPGLARHLDIPDVASIAAPRPMLFLDGGLDTLFPAEGVRVAYDKLRAVWRSCHAEERIRVKTWPELGHVFTREMQDEVFSWLDDVL, encoded by the coding sequence ATGGGCACCCATGAGCCGCTGGGCCGACGGACGTTCGTGGTCGGGGCGAGCACGGCCCTGCTGGCCGGGGGAACGGTGAGCGGGGCGGAGGCGGCGGTCGTGGACGGTCCGCTGCCCGACTTCCACCCGGCGCTGAAGGACGCCCTGACCTTCCCGCTCGCCTGGGGGAGATCCCCGATCCGCGACTTCCGCGCCTGGCGGCGTGCCGCCCGGGCCACGGTCGAGGAGCACCTGCTCGTCGAACGGCAGGACGAAACGCCGTACGCCCCGCAGATCGGCGGACGTGCCCAAGGGGAGGGTTACACAAGGGAGTTGGTCACCGTCTCCCTCACCCGCTACGAACGGGTGCGCGGCGCCCTGCTCACCCCGCACGGCGAGGGACCCTTCCCCGCCGTGCTGCTCCTGCACGACCACGGGGCCAGGTTCGACATCGGGAAGGAGAAACTCGTCCGGCCCTGGTACGACGACACGCGTCTCGCCTCCGCCCGGGCCTGGGCGGACAAGTACTTCAGTGGGCGGTTCGTCGGCGACGAACTGGCCCGGCGCGGCTATGTGGTGCTGTGCCTGGACGCGCTCGGCTGGGGCGACCGCGGCCCGCTCGCCTACGAGCAGCAGCAGGCCCTCGCCTCCAACTTCTACAACCTCGGCTCCTCGCTCGCCGGGCTCATGGCCCGGGAGGACCAGCGGGCCGCCGCCTTCCTGGCGGGACTCGACCGGGTGGACGCCCGGCGGGTCGCGGCCGTCGGCTTCTCCATGGGCGCCTACCGCGCCTGGCAGACCGCCGCCCTCAGCGACCACGTCGCGGCCGCCGCGAGCGTGTGCTGGATGACCGGGCTGAAAGAGATGATGGTGCCCGGAAACAACACGCTGCGCGGGCAGTCGGCGTACTACATGCTCCACCCGGGGCTCGCCAGGCACCTCGACATCCCCGACGTGGCGAGCATCGCCGCGCCCAGGCCGATGCTGTTCCTCGACGGCGGGCTCGACACCCTGTTCCCGGCCGAGGGGGTGCGGGTGGCGTACGACAAGCTGCGTGCCGTCTGGCGGTCGTGCCACGCCGAGGAGCGGATACGGGTGAAGACGTGGCCGGAGCTCGGCCACGTCTTCACCCGCGAGATGCAGGACGAGGTCTTCAGCTGGCTCGACGACGTCCTGTGA